From one Phycodurus eques isolate BA_2022a chromosome 19, UOR_Pequ_1.1, whole genome shotgun sequence genomic stretch:
- the znf646 gene encoding zinc finger protein 646, with amino-acid sequence MAAHDPARTAGFPCKQCGLTSPNMAMLVEHMDAHLEQEEERKFKCDECGRGYRHAGSLANHKKAHDVGSFECYVCGKENSNALALKSHMRSHTAHKKYSCSQCGKAFRLATQLATHERVHRSSQVKEQEDMEFEDPCEIVINHRNKQSTVGIQMENGPVDDQMEVYHRQSDDATGRPFKCDLCDKTYIHLRSLSNHKKTHQVGMFECTVCFKLFNNMAALYSHQRTHKVRSSGGGGRGDGSSACGFYSNSTQEQFSPPSPDAPVNFCHLCQVVFPSDEEFQEHIQMHNSSSAPFGLQDDTAESHSMTYDNVTSHKSNFYTAHINNNPSLPSVENTQGFNQLHGMISSNGHVYSNCSNSQTSASNCSQGEPPLIDASIVHPALNASEIDDPSVADADERPFRCQICGKSYRHSGSLINHKRSHQMGIYQCSICRKKYPHLAALKSHLRLHKGHKSSLSPNAEGDWLSPETFSLINQRNLFSSREEQDDGTRLAFGTDQQNGAVYHAHQDGAPDASARLPHGERSTQRHMCADCGETFGDIAGIIAHTCPLLQQQQHTSEDRDANGNFPGTVAQFHGLNDANPQSYFEQNLQENISSDQLNGNGEEDDGDLYQCSICGNSYSSMRALRSHLRGHTQSQCAAASSGPSSMSSQEEAKDDEPGEMTICSTCGESFASRQDLADHQLVHVKHQDEDGVGESELPGVEEGAQSTICGRCGIFCTSYHHLESHECTAEKKEDEEAEVQAKNLQHEDRRELRDNFDDRQHRCDQCGRSYRHSGSLLNHKKSHKTGVFKCSVCQKRFYNLLALKNHQRSHFDIKRHTCHECGKAFKMQKQLLIHLRRHRENRAKIQELNDQIQALMQMNKSDAEDAREARGGTTREAAVKSEDTGDRRPFACEQCGRTYRHAGSLVNHKKSHKTGLYYCSVCNKAYSNQLAVKNHLRTHFGSQKHSCQKCGKGFRGKRQLSAHICADSRKGGRRSLRSRVSKCKQCKQTFPSADQLAVHACSGSSGPAASSKEARMFSCNICHRSYRHAGSLLNHKNTHKTGHFTCTFCAKHFTNPMALRNHTRIHTQKKKYACLTCGKAFRLASILHNHQKVHSRADGHFSCSACGKSFQGRSGLKRHRCRRGQGEVGMQPGESQDKCFTCDLCGRSYRHAGSLLNHKKTHSENLHHCSLCLQTFPDPLTLQIHSQMRRHCCPECGKTFCLVAHLQSHMEAHSKERSKDPYAHANDLSWTEPLSHLAESASDQAEKSHVCEHCGRTYRHAGSLLNHKNSHKTGSFSCAACHKQFSNLMALKNHRRIHTEPKRYQCLECGKAFRVSTQLICHRRIHSKEKPFACVLCDKSFSSKSNLRHHEKLHQNHHAYDNSSSFSLDANNFMGLDMGSFL; translated from the exons ATGGCTGCACATGACCCCGCACGGACCGCAGGTTTCCCGTGCAAACAGTGCGGGCTGACGTCTCCTAACATGGCCATGCTAGTCGAGCACATGGACGCACACCTGGAGCAAGAGGAGGAGCGCAAATTCAAATGTGACGAATGCGGACGTGGGTACAGACACGCCGGCAGCCTCGCCAACCACAAAAAGGCTCACGACGTCGGGTCCTTCGAGTGCTACGTGTGCGGCAAAGAGAACTCCAACGCTTTGGCCTTGAAAAGTCACATGCGGAGTCACACGGCTCACAAAAAGTACTCCTGTTCGCAATGTGGGAAGGCTTTCCGTCTGGCAACACAACTTGCCACACATGAACGGGTTCACCGCAGCTCGCAAGTAAAAGAGCAGGAAGACATGGAGTTTGAAGACCCATGTGAGATTGTTATCAATCATCGGAACAAGCAGTCGACTGTCGGGATTCAAATGGAAAACGGCCCCGTTGACGACCAGATGGAGGTTTATCATCGGCAGTCTGACGACGCCACCGGCCGACCTTTCAAATGCGACCTGTGCGACAAGACGTACATTCACCTCAGAAGTTTGAGCAACCACAAGAAGACTCATCAGGTGGGAATGTTTGAGTGCACCGTGTGTTTCAAACTCTTCAACAACATGGCGGCGCTCTACAGCCACCAGAGGACCCACAAGGTCAGAAGCAGCGGTGGAGGCGGCAGGGGAGACGGAAGCTCAGCGTGCGGCTTCTATTCCAACTCCACGCAGGAGCAGTTTTCCCCTCCGAGTCCTGACGCTCCTGTCAACTTCTGCCATTTGTGTCAGGTTGTGTTCCCAAGTGATGAGGAGTTCCAGGAGCACATCCAAATGCATAACTCTTCATCTGCACCCTTTGGGCTGCAAGACGACACAGCAGAGAGCCACAGTATGACATATGACAACGTTACCTCACATAAGTCCAATTTTTATACAGCTCATATAAATAATAATCCTTCTTTACCATCAGTTGAAAATACTCAAGGTTTTAATCAGCTTCATGGAATGATTAGCAGTAACGGTCACGTGTATTCAAACTGCTCCAATAGTCAAACATCAGCTTCCAACTGCTCTCAGGGAGAACCCCCACTCATAGACGCAAGCATCGTCCATCCCGCTCTGAACGCATCGGAAATCGACGACCCTTCCGTCGCTGATGCCGACGAGCGTCCCTTCAGGTGTCAGATTTGTGGCAAGAGCTACCGCCACTCCGGTAGCCTCATCAACCACAAACGCTCGCATCAGATGGGGATTTACCAGTGCTCCATCTGCAGAAAGAAGTATCCTCACTTGGCTGCGCTCAAGAGTCACCTTCGCCTTCACAAGGGTCACAAATCCTCCCTCAGCCCCAACGCGGAGGGAGACTGGCTCTCCCCCGAGACTTTCTCGCTAATCAACCAGCGGAACCTCTTCTCGTCGCGAGAGGAACAGGATGATGGCACCCGGCTTGCGTTTGGCACGGATCAGCAAAACGGCGCCGTGTACCACGCCCATCAGGATGGGGCGCCAGACGCGAGCGCGCGGCTACCTCACGGCGAGCGCTCGACGCAGCGGCACATGTGCGCCGACTGCGGTGAGACTTTTGGTGACATCGCTGGGATCATAGCGCACACTTGCCCCCTGCTGCAACAGCAGCAACACACGAGCGAGGACCGCGACGCCAACGGGAACTTCCCTGGCACTGTCGCGCAGTTTCACGGACTGAATGATGCGAATCCTCAGAGTTACTTCGAGCAGAACTTGCAAGAAAACATCAGTAGCGACCAGCTGAACGGCAACGGCGAAGAAGACGACGGCGATCTTTATCAGTGTTCCATTTGTGGAAACAGCTACAGCAGCATGCGGGCCCTCCGGAGCCATCTCCGAGGACACACGCAGTCCCAGTGCGCCGCCGCCAGCTCGGGACCCTCGTCCATGTCCTCTCAGGAGGAGGCCAAAGATGACGAGCCGGGGGAGATGACGATCTGTAGTACATGCGGCGAAAGCTTCGCCAGCAGGCAGGACTTGGCCGACCATCAGCTCGTGCACGTCAAGCACCAAGACGAGGACGGCGTCGGCGAGAGTGAGCTGCCAGGAGTCGAGGAGGGAGCGCAGAGTACCATATGCGGTCGCTGTGGAATTTTTTGCACCAGCTACCATCATCTGGAGAGCCACGAGTGCACAgcagagaagaaagaagatgaGGAAGCGGAAGTACAAGCAAAGAACTTGCAGCATGAAGATCGGCGCGAACTCCGAGACAACTTCGACGACCGTCAACACAGATGTGATCAGTGCGGCCGCTCGTACAGACACTCCGGCTCCCTCCTCAACCACAAGAAGTCCCACAAAACAGGAGTGTTCAAGTGCAGCGTGTGCCAGAAACGCTTTTACAACCTGTTGGCTCTTAAAAACCACCAGAGGTCCCACTTTGACATTAAGAG GCATACTTGCCACGAGTGCGGCAAAGCCTTCAAAATGCAGAAGCAGCTTTTGATCCACCTCaggaggcacagggagaaccgAGCCAAGATCCAAGAACTGAACGACCAGATCCAGGCCCTCATGCAGATGAACAAGTCTGACGCTGAAGATGCCAGAGAAGCGCGGGGGGGAACGACACGCGAGGCTGCGGTCAAATCAGAAGACACAGGTGACAGGCGACCCTTTGCGTGTGAGCAGTGTGGTCGCACGTATCGCCACGCCGGTAGTCTGGTTAACCACAAAAAGTCCCACAAAACGGGCCTGTATTACTGTTCTGTTTGCAACAAAGCTTACTCCAATCAGCTGGCCGTGAAGAACCACTTACGCACTCACTTCGGTAGTCAAAAGCATTCTTGCCAAAAGTGCGGAAAAGGCTTCCGAGGAAAACGGCAGCTGTCGGCTCACATCTGTGCGGACTCCCGGAAGGGCGGCAGGCGGAGCCTGAGGTCTCGAGTTTCAAAGTGCAAACAGTGTAAACAGACGTTTCCTTCCGCCGACCAGCTGGCGGTCCACGCCTGCTCCGGCTCCTCGGGACCCGCGGCGAGCAGCAAAGAGGCGCGGATGTTCTCCTGCAACATTTGCCACCGCAGCTACCGCCACGCCGGCAGCCTCCTGAACCACAAGAACACGCACAAGACGGGACACTTCACCTGCACGTTCTGCGCCAAGCACTTCACCAACCCCATGGCGCTGCGCAACCACACGCGCATCCACACGCAGAAGAAGAAGTACGCCTGCCTCACGTGCGGGAAGGCCTTCCGCCTCGCCAGCATACTGCACAACCACCAGAAGGTCCACAGCCGCGCCGACGGGCACTTCAGCTGTTCGGCGTGTGGGAAGAGCTTCCAGGGGAGGTCCGGACTCAAGAGGCACCGCTGCCGGAGAGGTCAGGGAGAGGTCGGGATGCAGCCGGGAGAGAGCCAGGACAAGTGCTTCAC GTGCGACCTTTGCGGACGCTCGTACCGCCACGCAGGATCCCTCCTCAACCACAAGAAGACGCACTCGGAAAACCTCCACCACTGCAGTCTTTGTCTGCAGACCTTCCCGGACCCCCTCACGCTCCAGATCCACTCCCAGATGAGGCGCCATTGCTGCCCGGAATGCGGTAAGACTTTCTGTCTCGTCGCGCACCTGCAGAGCCACATGGAGGCGCACTCCAAGGAGCGCTCCAAGGACCCCTACGCCCACGCCAATGACCTTAGCTGGACCGAACCTTTGTCCCATCTTGCCGAGAGCGCGAGCGACCAGGCGGAGAAGAGCCACGTGTGCGAGCACTGCGGGCGCACCTACCGCCACGCCGGCTCCCTACTCAACCACAAGAACAGCCACAAGACTGGCTCCTTCTCTTGCGCCGCCTGCCACAAGCAGTTCTCCAACCTGATGGCCCTCAAGAACCACCGCCGCATCCACACGGAGCCCAAGCGCTACCAGTGCCTGGAGTGCGGCAAGGCCTTCCGCGTGTCCACGCAGCTCATATGTCACCGGAGAATCCACAGCAAAGAGAAGCCCTTCGCCTGCGTGCTGTGCGACAAAAGCTTTTCCAGCAAGTCCAACCTGAGGCACCACGAGAAGTTGCACCAGAACCACCACGCTTACGACAACTCCTCCTCTTTTAGTTTGGATGCGAACAACTTCATGGGCTTGGACATGGGCTCTTTCCTTTAG
- the znf668 gene encoding zinc finger protein 668 isoform X1, whose amino-acid sequence MVPPSRAMGAGGPKASHFELHFKLASELTRRRWTSRVGNGLHGYIHASVGKHWYNSSSDRKMASPQAGSPPPTERYIPPPQDEESQQEDEAARDAPVKKRGRGRPPKSKASFKCSSCAEAFRSVSALRGHKLSAHAKERPQHHHVCVQCQKTFSSKAHLSKHESTHSAQRPCQCPDCHKAYKTPTELRNHSRSHTGEKPFVCAECGKAFMQAICLRIHMTQHNGERPYSCRQCSKSYPTLSKLKVHMRSHTGEKPYFCGECGKSFADPSVFRKHRRNHQGHRPYACNECGKTYTELKDLKNHERSHTGEKPFLCSDCGKAFSRSSSLVCHQRIHSQKKPYQCEQCGKGFTQLSSYQSHLRTHSGEKPFLCPQCGKMFSDPSSFRRHQRAHLGFKPYPCDKCSKRFRQPADLAVHERVHSGERPYKCQSCDKAFVASWDLRRHLLVHTGLRPFSCTECDKSFAERSSLNKHRRVHSGERPFKCGECLKSFVVSSSLRKHERTHLAEQAQQPRQPEETEAAGFAGHHATLPQFSCTHCDATVGTWDEVQAHENLHAVDRAPGKTADSHTCATCQAEFAEPSELQEHEKQHPKPRPHLCASCGKGFLNRAGLRKHQKIHSSTKPHSCSQCGKAFLFPAYLRKHLRTHMAASQSDLNIIHTDPLPSPSPPPSDPPPVTAEAGGISLTVPVTESATAFHTLPEYLVKEEGL is encoded by the exons ATGGTACCGCCGTCGAGAGCAATGGGTGCTGGCGGTCCTAAAGCCAGCCATTTTGAGTTGCATTTTAAATTAGCAAGCGAGCTAACGAGAAGGCGATGGACGAGCCGCGTCGGGAATGGTTTACACGGTTACATTCACGCCTCG gttgggaaacactggtataATTCATCTTCAGACAGAAAGATGGCTTCCCCGCAGGCCGGTAGCCCGCCTCCCACGGAGCGATACATACCTCCGCCGCAAGATGAGGAGAGCCAACAAGAGGACGAGGCGGCGAGGGACGCGCCTGTGAAAAAACGGGGCAGAGGCCGCCCCCCGAAATCCAAAGCCTCATTCAAGTGCTCGTCTTGCGCGGAGGCCTTCAGGAGCGTGTCGGCGCTGCGCGGCCACAAGCTCTCGGCGCATGCCAAGGAGCGCCCTCAGCATCACCACGTGTGCGTTCAGTGCCAAAAGACCTTCTCCAGCAAGGCCCATCTCTCGAAACACGAGAGCACGCACTCGGCCCAGCGGCCCTGTCAGTGCCCCGATTGTCACAAGGCGTACAAGACGCCCACGGAGCTGCGCAACCACAGCCGCTCGCACACGGGCGAGAAACCGTTCGTGTGCGCCGAGTGCGGCAAGGCCTTCATGCAGGCCATCTGCCTGAGGATCCACATGACGCAGCACAACGGCGAGCGGCCTTACTCCTGCCGCCAGTGCTCCAAAAGCTACCCCACCTTGTCCAAACTCAAGGTGCACATGCGCTCTCACACCGGAGAGAAGCCGTACTTTTGCGGCGAGTGCGGCAAGAGTTTCGCCGACCCCTCCGTGTTCCGCAAGCATCGACGGAACCACCAGGGCCACCGGCCGTACGCCTGCAACGAGTGCGGTAAAACCTACACGGAGTTGAAGGACCTGAAGAACCACGAGCGCTCCCACACCGGAGAGAAACCCTTTCTGTGCTCTGACTGCGGCAAGGCCTTCTCCCGCTCGTCCTCGTTGGTGTGCCACCAACGCATCCACTCCCAGAAGAAGCCCTACCAGTGCGAGCAGTGCGGCAAAGGCTTCACGCAGCTCTCCTCCTACCAGTCTCACCTCCGAACGCACTCTGGGGAGAAGCCCTTCCTGTGCCCGCAGTGTGGCAAGATGTTCTCCGACCCATCCAGTTTCCGGCGGCACCAGCGAGCCCACCTCGGTTTCAAGCCCTACCCGTGCGATAAATGCTCCAAAAGATTCCGACAGCCGGCCGATCTGGCCGTTCACGAGCGGGTCCACTCCGGAGAGCGGCCTTACAAATGTCAGAGCTGCGACAAGGCCTTCGTGGCGTCCTGGGATCTGCGGCGCCATTTGCTCGTCCACACGGGTCTCCGGCCCTTTTCGTGCACCGAGTGCGACAAGTCGTTCGCCGAGCGCTCCAGCCTCAACAAGCACCGCCGCGTGCACTCGGGAGAGCGGCCGTTCAAATGCGGCGAGTGTTTGAAGTCGTTCGTGGTGTCCTCCAGTCTGCGCAAACACGAGAGGACTCACTTGGCGGAGCAGGCGCAGCAGCCGAGGCAACCGGAGGAAACGGAGGCCGCGGGCTTCGCCGGCCACCACGCGACTCTCCCGCAGTTCTCCTGCACTCACTGCGACGCCACGGTCGGCACCTGGGACGAAGTCCAGGCGCACGAGAATCTCCACGCCGTCGACCGGGCTCCGGGCAAGACGGCGGACTCGCACACGTGCGCCACCTGCCAGGCGGAGTTCGCGGAGCCGTCGGAGCTGCAAGAGCACGAGAAGCAGCATCCCAAACCCAGGCCTCACTTGTGCGCCAGCTGCGGCAAAGGCTTCCTCAACCGGGCCGGCCTGCGCAAGCACCAGAAGATCCACTCGAGCACCAAACCTCACAGCTGCTCCCAATGCGGAAAAGCCTTCCTGTTCCCCGCCTACCTCCGCAAGCACTTACGGACGCACATGGCCGCCTCGCAATCCGACTTGAACATCATCCACACCGACCCGCTGCCCTCGCCCTCGCCGCCTCCCAGCGACCCGCCGCCTGTCACCGCAGAGGCCGGCGGCATCTCCCTGACCGTTCCCGTCACTGAGTCTGCCACCGCTTTTCACACTCTGCCGGAGTATTTGGTCAAGGAGGAAGGACTTTAA
- the znf668 gene encoding zinc finger protein 668 isoform X2: MASPQAGSPPPTERYIPPPQDEESQQEDEAARDAPVKKRGRGRPPKSKASFKCSSCAEAFRSVSALRGHKLSAHAKERPQHHHVCVQCQKTFSSKAHLSKHESTHSAQRPCQCPDCHKAYKTPTELRNHSRSHTGEKPFVCAECGKAFMQAICLRIHMTQHNGERPYSCRQCSKSYPTLSKLKVHMRSHTGEKPYFCGECGKSFADPSVFRKHRRNHQGHRPYACNECGKTYTELKDLKNHERSHTGEKPFLCSDCGKAFSRSSSLVCHQRIHSQKKPYQCEQCGKGFTQLSSYQSHLRTHSGEKPFLCPQCGKMFSDPSSFRRHQRAHLGFKPYPCDKCSKRFRQPADLAVHERVHSGERPYKCQSCDKAFVASWDLRRHLLVHTGLRPFSCTECDKSFAERSSLNKHRRVHSGERPFKCGECLKSFVVSSSLRKHERTHLAEQAQQPRQPEETEAAGFAGHHATLPQFSCTHCDATVGTWDEVQAHENLHAVDRAPGKTADSHTCATCQAEFAEPSELQEHEKQHPKPRPHLCASCGKGFLNRAGLRKHQKIHSSTKPHSCSQCGKAFLFPAYLRKHLRTHMAASQSDLNIIHTDPLPSPSPPPSDPPPVTAEAGGISLTVPVTESATAFHTLPEYLVKEEGL, from the coding sequence ATGGCTTCCCCGCAGGCCGGTAGCCCGCCTCCCACGGAGCGATACATACCTCCGCCGCAAGATGAGGAGAGCCAACAAGAGGACGAGGCGGCGAGGGACGCGCCTGTGAAAAAACGGGGCAGAGGCCGCCCCCCGAAATCCAAAGCCTCATTCAAGTGCTCGTCTTGCGCGGAGGCCTTCAGGAGCGTGTCGGCGCTGCGCGGCCACAAGCTCTCGGCGCATGCCAAGGAGCGCCCTCAGCATCACCACGTGTGCGTTCAGTGCCAAAAGACCTTCTCCAGCAAGGCCCATCTCTCGAAACACGAGAGCACGCACTCGGCCCAGCGGCCCTGTCAGTGCCCCGATTGTCACAAGGCGTACAAGACGCCCACGGAGCTGCGCAACCACAGCCGCTCGCACACGGGCGAGAAACCGTTCGTGTGCGCCGAGTGCGGCAAGGCCTTCATGCAGGCCATCTGCCTGAGGATCCACATGACGCAGCACAACGGCGAGCGGCCTTACTCCTGCCGCCAGTGCTCCAAAAGCTACCCCACCTTGTCCAAACTCAAGGTGCACATGCGCTCTCACACCGGAGAGAAGCCGTACTTTTGCGGCGAGTGCGGCAAGAGTTTCGCCGACCCCTCCGTGTTCCGCAAGCATCGACGGAACCACCAGGGCCACCGGCCGTACGCCTGCAACGAGTGCGGTAAAACCTACACGGAGTTGAAGGACCTGAAGAACCACGAGCGCTCCCACACCGGAGAGAAACCCTTTCTGTGCTCTGACTGCGGCAAGGCCTTCTCCCGCTCGTCCTCGTTGGTGTGCCACCAACGCATCCACTCCCAGAAGAAGCCCTACCAGTGCGAGCAGTGCGGCAAAGGCTTCACGCAGCTCTCCTCCTACCAGTCTCACCTCCGAACGCACTCTGGGGAGAAGCCCTTCCTGTGCCCGCAGTGTGGCAAGATGTTCTCCGACCCATCCAGTTTCCGGCGGCACCAGCGAGCCCACCTCGGTTTCAAGCCCTACCCGTGCGATAAATGCTCCAAAAGATTCCGACAGCCGGCCGATCTGGCCGTTCACGAGCGGGTCCACTCCGGAGAGCGGCCTTACAAATGTCAGAGCTGCGACAAGGCCTTCGTGGCGTCCTGGGATCTGCGGCGCCATTTGCTCGTCCACACGGGTCTCCGGCCCTTTTCGTGCACCGAGTGCGACAAGTCGTTCGCCGAGCGCTCCAGCCTCAACAAGCACCGCCGCGTGCACTCGGGAGAGCGGCCGTTCAAATGCGGCGAGTGTTTGAAGTCGTTCGTGGTGTCCTCCAGTCTGCGCAAACACGAGAGGACTCACTTGGCGGAGCAGGCGCAGCAGCCGAGGCAACCGGAGGAAACGGAGGCCGCGGGCTTCGCCGGCCACCACGCGACTCTCCCGCAGTTCTCCTGCACTCACTGCGACGCCACGGTCGGCACCTGGGACGAAGTCCAGGCGCACGAGAATCTCCACGCCGTCGACCGGGCTCCGGGCAAGACGGCGGACTCGCACACGTGCGCCACCTGCCAGGCGGAGTTCGCGGAGCCGTCGGAGCTGCAAGAGCACGAGAAGCAGCATCCCAAACCCAGGCCTCACTTGTGCGCCAGCTGCGGCAAAGGCTTCCTCAACCGGGCCGGCCTGCGCAAGCACCAGAAGATCCACTCGAGCACCAAACCTCACAGCTGCTCCCAATGCGGAAAAGCCTTCCTGTTCCCCGCCTACCTCCGCAAGCACTTACGGACGCACATGGCCGCCTCGCAATCCGACTTGAACATCATCCACACCGACCCGCTGCCCTCGCCCTCGCCGCCTCCCAGCGACCCGCCGCCTGTCACCGCAGAGGCCGGCGGCATCTCCCTGACCGTTCCCGTCACTGAGTCTGCCACCGCTTTTCACACTCTGCCGGAGTATTTGGTCAAGGAGGAAGGACTTTAA